TGACTCGAATATAAGagagttattataatatactatatacaaaataagagaagtgtatatatacaaaaccGAGTAtttgacttattgttagtaacaTTTCAATGCGGACATACTTTATGATATTTTCTAACACATAAACTATTTCGTATCCATATCTTAATCCTatgactataaaaataatgccacagaaatataaatttcaacgtTATATTAGTTTATACGATATAATGATGTTGCAATAGTATTTAGCAGTATAGAATCTTTCTTGTTCAAAGCTCCTGTTTATGTTTACGTACCTTAGGATAGTAGACGTTCAGCATCGGATGCTGATAGTTGGTCGCCGCGTATCATGAACGCCGATTACAATTAGATTCGCGAACATACTTAGCCCAGGTACGAGACGGTGTAAGTTGTCTGGGGTAATGTTTGCGACTTGGAGCCTGATTTCCGTCTATCATGTTTCGATAAGTTTCCTCGTCGTAGACGCAGGAGAGATTCTTTCTTCGTTTTACGGAGCCGATTTCAAAATTAGCAGGTTGACTGCCAACGAGTACGTGAAGATCACCTTTTTCCTGCACAGCCCAATCCCAAGTCTCCGCGATAGagcaattgcaaataaatggATTTCCCATAAGGTTGATGGAGAGTAAACGTGGATTCGATTCGAATACCTTTGAATTGATCGTGCGCAAGTTATTATTACTAAGATCTAAATGTTCTAACGCGCGCAGTTTCTTCAGAGAGCTCAGATTTTCTACACCAGAGATGGTATTTCCCGATAGATTCAATTGAGTAATATTATTCGTCGTGGCAAATATGTTCTCATTCAAATGCGAGATACCGCAGTTGCTGAGGTCCAAAATCTCCACATTAGACAGCTGCGTTGGAAGCAGGGGACCTTCGTCGGGTACGATCAATGGATTGCCGCTGAGTTTGAGTTCTATTATGTTTGTCGACTCATGATCACCAAAGATTTTTGGATCGAGAGGTATCTTGAGGTCGCATTTGTTGAGTTCTAAGCTTTCCAAACGCGTTAGATTTGCGAACAATCCTTCCTCTAAGGTATGAAGCTCGTTCCCCGAAAGAATCAACTGTTTGAGAAAAGTCATTTGCGCGAAAGTATTATTTCCAACGTGACCAAGACCGCAATAAGACATATCCAAATATTCTAAAGATGTTAACGGATTGAGAAGACTGACGAATGCGTCGGATAGCGGATTATGGGAGATATCGAGTTCCTCGAGATGTTCGAACACATCGAAGGCGTCTGGTAATCTTCGAAGGCTGCAGTTGCTGAGAGAGAGTTTATGAAGCTTGGGTAAATGACGGAGAACGGCAGTTAAATCGCTGGCGAACATTGGATTACCGTTCAGATTGAGAACGCGTAGTTTACTCGCGTTTGTGAAAGCTTCCTCGGATAGGCGAtcttttaaattgcaatttgaCAAATCCAGAGACTGAAGGCTGTGCAGATTGTGTCCGAGCGTATCTTCGACATCCAGATGCCACAATTCATTATTCGCGAGGACCAATTGACGGAGATACAAGTTCTTTGCGAAGGCGTCACCCGGTAGATTGGTAATGCCGGTGTTGCGGATATCTAAATGTTCCAAACGTACCAACGGCGTGAGAATGTTTCTCCAATTCAGTGTCTTTAATGCATTGTCTGCAATTTCTAATTGTCGCAAATTTTCCAAGTGCAAAAACGCCTCGGGAGATATGTAGGTTAAATTGCATCCGTTCAACGTGAGATATTCCAAATTTGTTAGATGATCGAAGGGACCTGGTTCTATTCTTTGCAGGGGATTGTGCGATAAATCAAGCTTATTCAAATTTGTCGTGTTGTGGAAGAAACGTGTGTTGAGATGATGGATACCGCATGAATTTAGATCGAGGTACAGCAACGTGCGGCAATTCAGGAAATGTCCTTCAATCTCCTCCAAAGGATTATGTTGAAGCTCCAATGTAATTAGACCCGGACTGTCCctgttgaattaatttattatgtcatCATTGATTACGTACAAATCATCTCtgtttaaaaatgcaattattagCGAAAGTATGATTGATTTCAAATTGTCTTACCGAAACGCTTCAGGATCTACGTGTGTAATGGCGTTATACGAGAAATCTGCGTCCAACAAATACGTTAATCCGGCGAAGGATTCGTACGTCAGTTCCGTTAGCTGATTATGTGCCATCTGGAGACGccttaatttaattgaacttGGAAACGGGTCGACGTTTgcgatattattatcattcatATCTAAGATATAGACATTATGGCTAAGCTCGTTGTATGGGATGGTTGTAAGATTACTATCCGAGCAGTCCGTCACCCAGTTGATGCGAAAGTAGTGACAATGGCAATCTACGGGGCATTCTTGCTCCAACAGTTCCTCGTTCAAGGCAAATACCATAACAACCAGATATACCGTAAGCAGATACAACGCTGTTGTTATTTTCGCCATTGTAATCTATattaacagaaaaagattaaaagatttCAGTCataaatatcaagataattCTGCATTTACACAGtcatatttctttattgtattgttttttttttctcaagtaTTACAAATCATAAGGAAaggaaacaaataaattttttgatatatcgcATGTCATaatctgtatacatatatagcgaTGTAAAATATTGCTGAATTGtgagttattataatatatatgagtcTCGGAGAAATTTATATCCCTCTGAAATGTATTTATTGGATTTGGacatgtgaaatattttcttctttttcaaagtTGACGTCTCCGACTAAATTAATGCAAATGAGTCAGCCCGAGAGTCATAGCGGGAGTCGGTGAATTGCAACTACGATCCTATTCATCGCGATGACGAATCACGTTCGACTAACTTTTTACGTTGGCGGAGCAGTGCATTACAAAGAAACGCGTCGACGCCTTTGGCCGGTAGACAACTCTAGCAAGTCGGAACAGGGCTTTCCGCCAGAATGGTACCCTGTACGCTCGGCTGCACCGGCGAAGAGAGCCACCCTTTATTCCCGCGAAATCTCCTGCCTTCGGCCACGAGTACCATTACCGTCGACGTACACATTCGGCTCTTCGAGAAACTGCCAAGCAACCCGTGCAATATTTCTCACCCTCTCGCCTTTGGCGCCGCGATTCTTTAGTTTTCGGATGTCGTTTTCCCCTCCTAGAACCTCGTGCGAGAAAACGCCACGAGTCGGGCATAAAGTCATTTACATTCAGACCCCAAGCGAAATactagacttttttttttttttttttttgcgaatgAGTGTCGCTTTTCTTTAACGATTTTGACCGGGAGATTTCAGACGGGCTTTCCGGGATCCCTCAAGCGGAATTTACGCAACGGCGGAAGCGTTTGTTAAATCAATGGAATCGAATGCGTCggaatattttctctatttttgccgtatctctctttttctctctctctctctctctctctctctctctctctctctctccttataattattatatgtgtttaataaaattcaatattggTCTTTCTGTTTGAATAATTGGTGACCGATGCGTTGTTGAACAACTACAACCAACGCATTGAATGTCATTTTATTCTCATTGAAAGTATACTTGCCAAATCAATATCACTGTCTACATCTAAATGAGTAAAGTGGAGGTCTCTGGAGAATGATGTGTTGACGAGAGATGATTATAGAACATTGAGAGTGGCTGCCCTCAAATTGTAGAAGCAAGATGGTacagttaaattttataatcaaaatttttacattgtttatGGAATGAAACATATATGcgttatgttttataaacaaaattataagtaatttcatcattatataaatctcttataaattgtttgtctctttttttttaataataaaagaaaaataataaatttgtgcaacaagaaaaaaacattttatcgtaaatatatgacagtaaagaagaataaacgcttcattaaattaatatctatcttacgatttattacatttattttgctaCTATAGTTAtcagaaaatgtatttaacgaaatagcataataaaattgtcactCATAATGCTGGGATGAGACATTAAATTGAATTccgtattataatattgttacgtatAGTAACAATAACTATAATTgcaattgtttaatattattttactgcaattattttattttgcaaattattgcttttattttaactatatttttatgaggcagattatataataaaaattttatataataaaaattaagcaaTTAAATCTTTCAATAGCTTGCAGTATAAATTACGttcaaattttgaattttcagtttttattgaaaaattcagaccatttttttaataaaaaaaatgtcgaaacaataataaattttcacagACGGTATAAATAAAAGGATCTTTGGTGATTTTagtgaaatgaaaataaattaaaaagaaatatattgaaattaaaacaaaaatactcatgtaattacacatttttaatctttgatgTTTAAAGTGCATTATGttctataaaaatcatatatttcttctaaGGAGAGAGAAcacaattttatgtaatactgTTTTTATTGACCTAAAAGAAGCGCAAGGAGAAATGGCCTTATATCGTTTTATCGTCGTTTTGAGAGAgctgaatttattaaatttcgcgCATCAAAGTCTCTCTATTCTGTGAGTTGTACTAGCCATTGCATAAGAATATTTCGTAATATCATTATACAAATTGGCGGATGTTCCGTAAAGGCGATACTCGCGCAAATGGATAATTCATgtattttatcagaaaatgCCGAATTGCATTATGCGTGCAAACTCCATTtcgcttatatataatatactttcgAGGAAATAGAAAAGTACGAGAGTATTAATCGCACCGTGTTTACCGCTTTTGAAAGATCTTTTCACATATAATAGCGCAAGGCTGTTTAATTTAGGAACCAAACTTTAACAATGAAAATACATTGCATAATGTGTCCATTTTACATTGTCGTTTTGCACAGAGAACAGCACAGaaagtacaaatataatacagctaaattatactttctcacatattatgaaattaaatttattttactacaaTATggagatttataattaatattatatatgcaaatatatactatatcaTTGAAATTTTGGAcagaaataacattattataatattaatccaaATTCTCTGTATCTTGTGAACGTACctcgtaaattttaaaaattagttttgatTAAATTCATTGAccttttgttaattatattgacTGATTTtgactatataaatttaatgaatttaattgaaactTTGTTGAATTCACAGATTCGCTTTTTCGGTGCTACtggaaaatttcaaattaagttaattacattattctaGGCAATgcttttatcatatattgcaGGATTCTGATGTATAAGGCGAACTTaactctattttataattaaaaatgtttttaaatattaaattgatttctcatgtaaaaaatatttacatataaaaaattatttattaataaaataatattttttagtcttcaataataaatatatattgtatgtgcgtatatgaaatatttgtttaagtatcaatcaaattttgcaatcgaagatttaaaaaattaacaccgAATGTCcagaaattttaacaaaaattttcggtaataaattgacaattaAATATCGGAAAAAAAAGGATCTTACATCTTTctctgaagaaaaatattgattatacattacaaagaaaaaaataaatcgtgataaaattatgtatcgtatataatcataattatgcTTATGTGGTAAACTAACCCGTTTCTAACACATGCGAGTCTCCCAATTCTGTGATATCGATGTGTTATAGATCAAGGTGCATTTCACCACAAACTCGACATTTCATTTCTTCAAACTCTGTAACAGTCGTGAAAAACGACTTTGCTTCACGACTGCTACAAGGTTGCATGAAGTATTCTCCGCGTATCTCATTCCTCGTACATCAAATCAGTctcgcatatattttgcatctaGCTAGAATGTCTGCCGGGatactttttgttttatagtattataattctttggATTATATATcagtcaaaataaaataataataattgttatatcaaataaatattgctaAATATATGCATTCATTCACAAATGGATTACTAGTaacttttgataattattttcatattattattttaagaataatatacatcTCTCTGTTCGTCTTGACAGAAATAAATTCGTAAGGATTAtctgtgatataaaaaaagtgcttcgagggtttttttttttatgtcagtGATACATGCACTACATCCTACGCTCGCGACGTAATGCTCATTCATTGCCCGCGCACTTCATCGCACTCTACAGGATGGCTATTTCATTAAAGAGCACCGAGGTCTCCGGACCTCGCCGCTCCCGCGACGCGCAACCATGTGCGACGACGAAGGCGAGTGCGTTAGTGGGACATAATCTGTCTCTACTgtcgcgaatatatatatgtatggagTTGCAAGAGTAAATCAAATAGCAAATTATCCGCAAGAGATCAcacaattttctaaattataaaccATGTTggaatagttaaaaatatccaatagcctatcaaaattaaaacgtCTTTTCGAACTTCTTTCTTTCTagattttcagtttttttttttttttttttttcttataatgatATCTTTTTCTGAGAGTGTTTCTAAAGTATTAAGTGTAAGATAGAGATAAAGTAACAAGAGTATTTCTGCATTATTTTCTTACTATGTGTTGTTGTTTTTTACTCTTGAACGGCACTCTAAAGTGGACTCTCTGGCTTCGCGATTGAATTTAATCTACTCCGATATGACTCTTCACCACGTATTTTGTAGCAACAGCACATAGCGACTGTAGTAAGAAAATAAGTTGAACCTTTCTCTCCTtatcttcattattttttaattacattacattgTCATTCGTTGAAGAGTGAATCATTTgctaattgattaatttttcaccGGCTCGACGTAAAATCGTCGTAATAAAGGAAacgttttaaaagtatattttacataccgGATATGTAATGTAGACCTAGAAAACCGACGGTACCGACGATGAGGACAACGGTGCGACGATGATCGCAACGACTCGCACGCGCACGTCGGTGGACAGAGATAAATTGAGCGACCGGATTGCCGAGAGCCGCGgttaaattaaatcatgtCCGACTGAATTCAGGGTTAAAATCTACCGAGGCGCGCTCTCGTTCTGCACGCGACGAGCTCGAATTTTCGAGCTATATTTTTTGCGATCCGTGTTCGTTTTAGAcacttttatctatattattttattttgtattaattcatattaatttcacaattagcattattaaatcaattatttttgtgttgagacatttaaaaaatatttaattaaaattatttttaaagatattgtcCCTTGGTAAATGTTACACTTTTGATGATGATTTTATAGaagtttttttctaatatataaacatcatttttattatatttttattataaggaGACAAAAtggcaaaatataatttatttagtgagaaattgaaaattggcTTCATCATTCATTTAGTTTTCGTCCATCTACGATccatataataattgtgtaattttcATCAACGCTTTGGAGTCGTGGAGAGCAAGGAGGAAGGTAAATTGGCTCTAAGATTCCGCGTTTAAAAAGtgcaaaagaatttttcagattaaaaaaatattgttctctcataagataaaaattttaatacgcaatttcattaaataaaaggtGGTATTGCGTCAAGGGTAGGCGCCCCTCGCACGACCGGCCCTGCTTTTAGATTAAACGTGGGCTCGCGCTTTTCTTAACCTCCAAACTCTTTGACAGAAGTGACAGATTCTTCCGTAGAGATTTCTTCCTATCGATTGAGAGGGGGAATCTTACCGTGAATGTGACGTTTCCGAGCGAAGAGCCTCACATGCGGTCGAATATTATCGCGATCCGCAACTGCGAGTGTTCGGAAGTACTTGATAACGCACCCTTATTATGACGACCATCGGGGGGGTAGGAAACTCGGAGACAGAATGAAATGTGTGAAGCATGCGCTTGCGCGACGATATTAAATGCGTCTCTTTTTAAAATGCGTCTCGGAATGTGCGCGATAAAGCGCTCGTTCTTTGAGTCGAGAACACGCTGCATGATGATGCATGTCGATTTGACAACTGGAGGAGAATCACGCGACGCGAATGTTATGAATGATGCACTTCCgtgtataaaaacatatatatttctcgagtgaaatattttgtacacaTACTTTTACAGTGTTTACAAAACGCTGCGTTATGATAACATTAATCTCGTACGTTACGCCCCAGATTTATTCTTGGACACGTAATttgtttaatgaatatttaaaaatgaattaattgaaCCACCAccttttaaaagaatattctagaaaaagattttacattataaatatctctgATCTCTAATTATGACATATAACGTTGCAATGTGATAATCGTTCTACGTTCAGATACACGTTTGCGCAATTGCTGGCAATTAACttgttattttgtaatttacacATGCTGCGTCTCATTATTTCTAACGAAGCGAAATATATCCTTATCGTACGGTTATATTCACGTTTACCTTTGAAAATTAGCACCAAATGCAAGACGATCGAACGTCGCGTCGAATGTTGGTAAAATACAGGTTCACGATTGAAACAGCTGATTGATTAATACCGGCCACACATGAATAAATTGACGTAGCAGAGGGGGAAAGGTACGCGCATGCTCCTACCGTTTCTGCGATGTATACACTGTTCGCAGATGACGCTAGAAggcaaagtttaaaattatatataaagtgcaTCTCTCCTAATATAAGGATCAATTAAACGATTGagataaacgataaaaaaaattggcgTGCCATCGCCCATACACCTCGATTTATCTCAGGTCGTGTCTGATCGATAGCGGTCACGTGTGAAATGAGACGATTCGTCATGACttggtcttttttttttttttagaattagtacgattaattttttatatttaatttatagaaaattaattacacgACATTAATGTAAACACGAGCGACgtgagataaataataaccTTGAATGgtgaaattatattctgtctgaataaataatgtgtatttttttaacaatgatttattgtacatacatttaaatataattgcaatttaagaaaaatatttattgataccTTTTGAGCAGGGTAATTGCACAATGAGTTTTATAGATTGTCACGATTTGAGGGTCCGTTTTTCACTGGCGTCGCCAGTGAATCTGCAGTTATTCCCCTTGATTATTTAACGAGTTTTACGAGTTACAGCGTCACTTCTCACTCACATATATTCTTGTATCCGTTCTTTGACTGACTGGTAGGAGATGAAAATGCGAGATTTATGATGCTTGTTTTATGAATctgtttttttagaatttttaataaaaataagcttCGTAACCTGTCGTCGCTATGCGACGAAACAAACAATAGTGATCttgttcaaaaaaattacagttccAAAAATGTCCGCGTTGCAATCggaatttgttatattaactTACGTTTACGTTTATAAGGTATATTTGAGCAGACAGAAAATTGGTAAACTAGAGATTAATCTTCTAGAAACGCGTGGGTTTCCGTACGTGTTATAAAGAAGTAATTTACTCATTTTcacattaaagaaattattctgCTAAAATTGTTCTGACGTGtccagaaatattataattttccagAAACGATTAATGCACGCGCGTATACTTTACATatcataaaattcattataatatactcttcgtaatgctaaaaaaaataaacttttattattcgttCGATTAGACTAAACGACTTACAAACAGAAGCGTGCATGTTTTAACAGAGATATAATGAGTACATAGAGTCAAGTTTAACAGTACATTCTGCTATATCGGCAAATAAGTCGCTGTTTCAGACAGTCGATCTTTATGACAAAAcattgtgttataaaaatgagaaacgcAACAAACTTTAAGGTCCAACTCTGTTGAGAAATtcttaatacttaatatatttgatataataatttattaaaaaaaaaagcttaatGCACGATTATTGCACGCGCGTATACTTTACATatcataaaattcattaaaatgtaCTCTTCataatgctaaaaaaaataaacttttattattcataacgCAGCGAGTTTTCATCTACACATTAGATATTTcgtcgaaaaaagaaaaagaatagattcggaaatcaaacttttagaagcaaattaaataaaatttccaatcaaatttttaaatcaaatatccAAAGCATATTTCTagtagttttattttctatctgaTTGCTAATCGATACATTGTATACAAGAGATCGCGACGCTTTTTTAAGCTACGATTGCTATTTGCACTGGTGAGCACTTGCATGTGCATTTGCATCCCCATAGGGTCGTCCCAACTACAGTATGTATTCAGATTCGAAGAGGACAATGGGAAATCGATATGGGTCGGATATGGTACGTGTCACTCTCTCTTTGTACATGTCTGTGCACAAGTTGTTTGTTCATGCAGTCGGTGATTGAACGATGTTCCGTTCAGTTTCGAAAAATTGCATTCGTTAGAACGGCggagatgatgatgatgatgagttgatatatttatttcagacgaatgtatgtattatacgaAACCCATCTCGAAATCTTGTGATCTTGATGGAAAGGAGCGCGGAAAAACCGACGATCTGCCAACCCCACTTGTATCAGCGTAACGAATGAGAAGAGTATCGATTAACTTTGCGATTGACATTAGCTTTCCCGATAGCGCGCCGTTGAATTATCGTCTCGGGATTAATTTTTCCCTTTCTGATTCGCGCATGGAGAGCATGCcgtggattttattttatttttttttttcttattcgaACGTCGCTTAACGAGAGAATCGAGGTAGCAACGGTAGAATTCACATTTAATGGAATGTAACATCGAGAATTCTGAATCAACCGGTCGAAAATGTACGTCTCGGAGATTAATGAGAGTAGATTCATCGATAAATCAGTAAATCATATACCATAAATACTGAGAAATATAATgctaaagagagagagagagagagagagagagagagacaaagagagaaggaaaaggaaGGAGAGGAGaagtagagagagaaagagaggaagcaaaaattatcaaatatatgcaaatagaattgtatgaataaaaatcttgATTATCATTTcctattcttttctttatctctcGACGCTAATGCTTTGTTACGATTTAAATAACTCTCCTCATCGcgatttgaatttaatacaatatatatttgcagaataaaagcgcgtatttttt
Above is a genomic segment from Anoplolepis gracilipes chromosome 3, ASM4749672v1, whole genome shotgun sequence containing:
- the LOC140663782 gene encoding uncharacterized protein, which codes for MAKITTALYLLTVYLVVMVFALNEELLEQECPVDCHCHYFRINWVTDCSDSNLTTIPYNELSHNVYILDMNDNNIANVDPFPSSIKLRRLQMAHNQLTELTYESFAGLTYLLDADFSYNAITHVDPEAFRDSPGLITLELQHNPLEEIEGHFLNCRTLLYLDLNSCGIHHLNTRFFHNTTNLNKLDLSHNPLQRIEPGPFDHLTNLEYLTLNGCNLTYISPEAFLHLENLRQLEIADNALKTLNWRNILTPLVRLEHLDIRNTGITNLPGDAFAKNLYLRQLVLANNELWHLDVEDTLGHNLHSLQSLDLSNCNLKDRLSEEAFTNASKLRVLNLNGNPMFASDLTAVLRHLPKLHKLSLSNCSLRRLPDAFDVFEHLEELDISHNPLSDAFVSLLNPLTSLEYLDMSYCGLGHVGNNTFAQMTFLKQLILSGNELHTLEEGLFANLTRLESLELNKCDLKIPLDPKIFGDHESTNIIELKLSGNPLIVPDEGPLLPTQLSNVEILDLSNCGISHLNENIFATTNNITQLNLSGNTISGVENLSSLKKLRALEHLDLSNNNLRTINSKVFESNPRLLSINLMGNPFICNCSIAETWDWAVQEKGDLHVLVGSQPANFEIGSVKRRKNLSCVYDEETYRNMIDGNQAPSRKHYPRQLTPSRTWAKYVRESNCNRRS